A genomic stretch from Psilocybe cubensis strain MGC-MH-2018 chromosome 1, whole genome shotgun sequence includes:
- a CDS encoding Exoglucanase 3, which translates to MHYLRALACALALAPSVVFSAPPAPQPPQPPRSEVNPYIGKEVYANKGYAKKLEETIQYFNQRYDYYNAAKTKTVQKIPTFAWISSSADISNIKGLVKETLNAQVATKKKQILQLVVYNLPDRDCSAKASDGEFHLDDDGLNKYKNYIDTIARELNTPDAKKLNFVVILEPDSLGNAVTNLNVPKCAKAAPAYKEGISYAIAKLQHPNLSIYIDAAHGGWLGWDDNLAPTAALFAEVLQGAQAITPGATVRGVAINVSNYNQYIAPIRENFTEWSNSWDESHYVESLTPHLERAGFPAHFIVDQGRSGKAGVRTEWGQWCNVKYAGFGTRPTADQAVLKNPHVDAIVWVKPGGESDGTSDRNAARFDEVCAGPVAHVPAPEAGAWFNEYVVNLVKEANPELQATWSWP; encoded by the exons ATGCATTATCTACGAGCTCTGGCTTGCGCTTTGGCGCTCGCTCCCTCTGTTGTTTTCTCTGCGCCACCGGCCCCCCAGCCTCCCCAGCCTCCCCGCTCTGAAGTGAATCCGTACATAGGGAAGGAGGTTTACGCGAACAAGGGATACGCAAAGAAGCTCGAAGAGACCATCCAGTACTTCAACCAGCGTTACGACTACTATAATGcagcgaagacgaagacaGTCCAAAAAATTCCTACCTTTGCTTGGATATCATCGTCCGCGGAT ATCTCCAACATTAAGGGACTCGTCAAGGAGACTCTGAATGCTCAGGTGGCCacaaagaagaagcagatCCTACAGCTTGTGGTTTACAATTTGCCTGATCGTGACTGTTCCGCCAAGGCTTCTGACGGAGAATTCCatctcgacgacgacggtcTTAATAAGTACAAGAACTACATTGACA CTATTGCGAGAGAACTGAACACTCCCGACGCCAAAAAGCTCAACTTTGTCGTCATTCTCGAACCTGATTCGCTCGGAAACGCTGTTACCAACTTGAATGTTCCTAAGTGCGCCAAAGCCGCTCCTGCCTACAAAGAGGGTATCTCGTACGCAATTGCGAAGCTCCAGCATCCTAATCTTTCTATCTACATCGACGCTGCTCATGGAGGATGGCTTGGTTGGGACGACAACCTCGCACCCACCGCCGCCTTGTTTGCCGAAGTTCTCCAGGGAGCCCAGGCTATCACCCCTGGAGCCACCGTTCGTGGCGTAGCCATCAACGTCTCGAACTATAACCAATACATCGCTCCTATCCGCGAGAACTTTACGGAATGGTCGAACAGCTGGGACGAGAGCCACTATGTCGAATCGCTGACCCCGCACCTCGAGCGGGCCGGTTTCCCCGCCCACTTCATCGTCGACCAAGGCAGGTCCGGCAAGGCTGGCGTCCGCACTGAGTGGGGCCAATGGTGCAACGTGAAATATGCAGGGTTCGGTACGCGCCCTACAGCAGACCAGGCTGTGCTGAAGAACCCACATGTCGATGCTATTGTATGGGTGAAGCCTGGTGGCGAGTCGGATGGTACGTCGGACCGCAACGCTGCTCGCTTTGACGAGGTGTGCGCTGGACCAGTGGCACATGTCCCTGCGCCTGAAGCTGGCGCGTGGTTTAATGAGTATGTAGTGAACTTGGTCAAGGAGGCCAATCCTGAGCTTCAAGCTACATGGTCGTGGCCTTGA
- a CDS encoding Agroclavine dehydrogenase, with translation MTTLITGGTGKTGLALAKLLHAANRSLVIATRAGEAPKPFKAIKFDWFNSETHEAALSDNSIDRVYIVGPPGINDPAVVISFIDLAISKGVKRFVLLSASQYEPSATSETASGVIHQHLLDKGVDYAILRPTWFIQNFGYAYANSIKERNEITSSAQDGRIPFISTEDIAQAAFESLTAEKSPNKDIFIVGPEALSYDDAAKIASSVLGRPIVYKRVTIEEQLAFYISLGIPSDYSKLLAELDADVVQGREEAIFKDKKLVDEGRKFVGRHTVLAYFQENKDVWTK, from the exons ATGACAACACTCATCACAGGAGGGACAGGAAAAACCGGCCTCGCACTTGCGAAACTTCTGCATGCCGCAAACCGGTCGCTGGTGATAGCTACGCGCGCAGGAGAAGCCCCTAAACCATTCAAAGCAATCAAATTCGATTGGTTTAATTCGGAAACCCATGAAGCTGCGTTGAGCGACAACTCTATTGACCGGGTGTATATCGTTGGACCTCCTGGCATCAACGATCCGGCAGTCGTTATATCCTTCATCGACCTTGCGATATCGAAAGGAGTAAAGAGATTCGTTTTGTTGTCTGCATCTCAATATGAACCATCAGCGACGTCTGAAACTGCCTCGGGCGTGATTCACCAACATCTACTTGACAAAGGTGTAGACTATGCAATTCTGCGTCCCACCTGGTTTATTC AAAACTTCGGTTACGCATATGCAAATAGCATCAAGGAACGTAATGAAATCACTTCATCTGCTCAGGACGGACGCATACCCTTCATTTCAACAGAGGATATAGCACAAGCCGCATTCGAGTCCTTAACGGCTGAGAAAAGCCCCAATAAAGACATCTTTATTGTTGGACCTGAGGCACTTTCCTACGACGAT GCTGCCAAAATTGCATCGTCTGTCCTTGGACGCCCTATCGTATATAAGCGGGTTACGATTGAAGAACAGCTCGCGTTCTACATATCCCTTGGAATACCCTCTGATTATTCAAAACTTCTCGCAGAGTTGGACGCAGATGTCGTTCAGGGACGGGAGGAAGCGATATTCAAGGACAAAAagctcgtcgatgagggaAGAAAATTCGTGGGGAGGCATACGGTGCTTGCGTACTTTCAAGAGAACAAAGACGTGTGGACCAAGTGA
- a CDS encoding 1,4-beta-D-glucan cellobiohydrolase CEL6B has product MQYLRVLACALALAPSVVFSAPSASNSQVNPYIGKEAYANKEYARKLEETIQYFNQRYDYYNAAKTKTVQKIPTFAWISASSDISKIKGLVDETLAAQAATNKQQILQLVIYNLPDRDCSAKASDGEFQLDQDGLNKYKNYIDTIARELDTPEAKKLKFVVILEPDSLGNAVTNLNVPKCAKAAPAYKEGISYAIAKLQHPNLSIYVDAANGGWLGWDDNLSPTAVILAEVLQGAQAITPGATVRGVAINVSNYNQYVSLVRENFTELSNSWDESHYVASLTPHLQREGFPAHFIVDQSRAGKGGIRTEWGQWCNVRNAGFGIRPTTDQGILKNSNVDAIVWIKPGGESDGTSDRNAARFDETCASPVAHVPAPEAGSWFNEYVINLVKEADPELEATWSWP; this is encoded by the exons ATGCAGTATCTACGAGTTCTAGCTTGCGCTTTGGCGCTCGCGCCTTCTGTTGTGTTCTCGGCACCTTCGGCATCCAATTCTCAAGTTAATCCATACATTGGAAAGGAAGCTTACGCCAATAAGGAATACGCCAGGAAATTGGAGGAAACGATCCAGTATTTCAACCAGCGATACGACTACTATAATGcggcgaagacgaagacaGTACAGAAAATCCCCACCTTCGCTTGGATATCAGCTTCCTCTGAT ATATCCAAAATAAAGGGTCTTGTCGACGAAACACTCGCCGCACAAGCAGCAACAAATAAGCAGCAGATCCTTCAGCTCGTAATTTATAACTTACCTGATCGCGACTGCTCTGCCAAGGCTTCCGACGGAGAGTTTCAACTAGATCAGGATGGCCTGAACAAGTACAAAAATTACATTGACA CTATTGCAAGAGAGCTGGACACTCCCGAAGCCAAAAAGCTCAAATTTGTCGTCATTCTCGAACCTGATTCGCTCGGAAACGCTGTTACCAACTTGAATGTTCCTAAGTGCGCCAAAGCCGCTCCTGCCTACAAGGAGGGTATCTCTTACGCCATTGCAAAGCTCCAGCATCCTAACCTCTCCATCTACGTCGACGCTGCTAATGGAGGTTGGCTCGGCTGGGACGACAATCTCTCGCCCACCGCCGTCATACTCGCCGAAGTTCTCCAAGGGGCCCAAGCCATTACCCCTGGAGCCACTGTTCGAGGTGTAGCCATAAACGTCTCCAACTACAACCAATACGTTTCCCTTGTCCGCGAAAACTTCACAGAGTTGTCAAACAGCTGGGACGAGAGCCACTACGTCGCCTCACTGACACCCCACCTCCAACGCGAAGGATTCCCTGCCCACTTCATTGTCGACCAGAGCAGGGCGGGCAAAGGCGGCATTCGTACCGAATGGGGCCAGTGGTGCAATGTCAGGAACGCAGGATTCGGCATACGGCCTACAACGGACCAGGGAATCTTGAAGAACTCGAATGTCGATGCCATTGTATGGATTAAACCTGGAGGCGAGTCGGATGGTACGTCTGACCGTAACGCTGCTCGCTTCGACGAGACGTGCGCGAGCCCAGTTGCACATGTACCTGCACCGGAAGCTGGATCGTGGTTCAACGAGTACGTTATAAATTTAGTTAAGGAAGCAGATCCTGAGCTAGAGGCGACGTGGTCATGGCCTTGA